In Candidatus Vicinibacter proximus, the following are encoded in one genomic region:
- a CDS encoding type I restriction enzyme HsdR N-terminal domain-containing protein translates to MGGNFSLENHFSLIKRNEKNQIYDPVRRKWIVASPEEIVRQLFIQHLHVDLQYSLANMSVEKQIVYGGFKKRFDLVVNHSSGNPMIIIECKSYEIPITQSVLDQAANYNFIVHAPYLAVTNGRSTLIAKIDHELKSFQFIDQLPVFSRNL, encoded by the coding sequence ATGGGCGGAAATTTTTCATTGGAAAATCATTTCAGCCTGATCAAACGAAACGAAAAAAATCAAATTTATGATCCGGTAAGAAGAAAATGGATCGTTGCCTCTCCTGAAGAAATTGTAAGACAGTTATTTATACAACATTTGCACGTCGACCTTCAATACAGTCTGGCTAATATGTCTGTTGAAAAACAAATTGTTTATGGCGGATTTAAAAAAAGATTTGATTTGGTTGTAAACCATTCTTCCGGTAATCCAATGATTATCATTGAATGTAAATCCTATGAAATCCCCATTACACAAAGTGTACTTGATCAGGCAGCTAATTACAATTTTATTGTACATGCACCATACCTTGCAGTCACAAATGGCAGGTCGACTTTAATTGCAAAAATTGATCACGAATTAAAAAGCTTTCAATTTATCGATCAACTGCCTGTGTTTTCCAGAAATTTGTAG